A region of Argentina anserina chromosome 5, drPotAnse1.1, whole genome shotgun sequence DNA encodes the following proteins:
- the LOC126795753 gene encoding uncharacterized protein LOC126795753, with protein MTDKREPKRLKNLLSWFVRDQSSGSGSGRNEIRSEVGSRNENVGSVNNILLESSPSSPLEESPSFPLEDDHNDRIGEQNNIDFTSLQRDPGLRQPIGQYPFKFRDNVQRAYVVLGPYQPYLSSYPSSWNGGQGRRFCHKWFKDWSWVEYYVEVDKAFCFLYFLFDSYPSHHPAFTTDGFNSWKNVNSKKSGLLKHVGALNSPHNACMRQWEVLRNPYKHIESVISTQSTHEKLDNRLRLVAAIESARLLAHQGYAFKGHDESSNSSNGGNFTAVQNAFGRMNLEVKRVLDNAPGNAKEKMAIILRFVDFHEFIRERFFKVIYVGDTCSQTLKNEISKVLAQYDLQVENMRGQGYDGASNMRGATRWGSHFRSISNLIKLFEATQKTLADLVINGLPKIQGEAKSSLQKKAMDILNALRVLSIAKQKLQAMRDNGWDDLILRITSFCCEHNIIVPDLSTPYKKELESRFPDQSLEFLTLSSIFDSHDNFQAFKSEDVCSLDLRFYPMDFSAVSTVTTERAFSSMNILKTILRNRMEDDFFDDLMVLYIEKEFVDSVHNDYVIQEFTKLGPRRVSFGFDFMSLLLYF; from the exons ATGACGGATAAGAGAGAGCCGAAACGGTTGAAAAATCTTCTTTCATGGTTTGTGAGGGATCAAAGTAGTGGGAGTGGAAGTGGGAGAAATGAGATTAGAAGTGAGGTTGGGAGTAGAAATGAAAATGTTGGTTCAGTGAATAATATTCTTTTAGAGTCTTCTCCATCTAGTCCACTAGAAGAGTCTCCATCTTTTCCATTAGAAGATGATCATAATGATAGAATTGGGGAGCAAAACAATATTGATTTCACTTCTCTTCAACGTGACCCAGGATTAAGACAACCAATAGGCCAATATCCTTTCAAATTTCGTGATAATGTTCAGAGAGCTTATGTTGTCTTAGGACCATATCAACCCTACTTAAGTAGTTATCCATCTTCTTGGAATGGAGGGCAGGGTCGAAGATTTTGTCACAAATGGTTTAAAGATTGGTCGTGGGTTGAGTATTATGTAGAGGTGGACAAagcattttgttttctttatttcCTATTTGATAGTTATCCATCCCACCATCCGGCATTCACTACGGATGGGTTTAATAGTTGGAAGAATGTCAATTCAAAGAAGTCAGGTCTTCTTAAGCATGTGGGAGCCCTCAATTCTCCACATAATGCTTGTATGCGCCAATGGGAAGTTCTAAGAAACCCGTATAAGCACATTGAGAGTGTGATTAGTACTCAATCAACACATGAAAAATTAGATAATCGACTTCGGCTTGTTGCTGCTATAGAGAGTGCAAGGTTGTTGGCACATCAAGGATATGCTTTTAAAGGTCATGATGAGAGTAGTAATTCATCAAATGGTGGCAATTTCACTGCTGTACAAAATGCTTTTGGGAGGATGAATTTAGAAGTAAAAAGAGTCTTGGATAATGCCCCTGGTAATGCCAA GGAGAAAATGGCTATCATTCTTCGCTTTGTTGATTTTCATGAGTTTATTAGAGAACGATTTTTCAAGGTTATTTATGTGGGAGACACTTGTTCTCAAACTTTGAAAAATGAGATATCCAAGGTGCTTGCTCAATATGATCTTCAAGTAGAAAATATGAGGGGTCAAGGATATGATGGTGCTAGTAACATGCGAG GGGCTACTCGTTGGGGTTCACATTTTCGCTCTATTTCAAATTTGATAAAATTGTTTGAAGCCACCCAGAAAACTCTTGCAGATTTGGTAATTAATGGACTTCCCAAAATACAAGGAGAAGCAAAGAGT TCATTGCAAAAAAAGGCCATGGACATCTTAAATGCTCTAAGAGTTCTTTCTATTGCAAAACAAAAGCTTCAAGCCATGAGAGATAATGGTTGGGATGATTTGATTTTGAGAATAACATCATTTTGTTGTGAGCATAATATCATTGTTCCAGATTTGTCTACTCCTTACAAGAAAG AGTTGGAGAGTAGATTCCCAGATCAGTCGTTGGAGTTCCTTACTCTTAGTTCTATATTTGATTCGCATGATAATTTTCAGGCATTCAAGTCTGAAGATGTTTGCTCTCTTGATTTGAGATTTTACCCTATGGATTTTTCTGCAG TATCTACAGTAACTACTGAAAGAGCATTTTCATCTATGAATATTTTGAAAACTATACTTCGAAATAGGATGGAAGATGACTTTTTTGATGATTTGATGGTTCTCTATATTGAGAAAGAGTTTGTTGATAGTGTTCACAATGATTATGTAATTCAGGAGTTTACAAAGTTAGGACCTCGGAGGGTATCATTCG GTTTTGATTTTATGTCCCTCCTGTTGtatttttga
- the LOC126795754 gene encoding LOW QUALITY PROTEIN: uncharacterized protein LOC126795754 (The sequence of the model RefSeq protein was modified relative to this genomic sequence to represent the inferred CDS: inserted 3 bases in 2 codons) has protein sequence MGKIHEGGKLPSQTEPNPNVKAMMTRSGKLLDAPLQPIKKAIDHDAHDKGKDPNSSGLVSTNALPRVPFPNRFAKQKKNDSDQVMLDIFKKVEVNMPLIECIQQNPRYAKFLKELCTNKRMTREKEVVTMSETVSAVLQRKLPPKLKDPGSFSIPCTIGNMTFEKIMLDLGASINVMPYYIYEDLGLGDLKRDNVVIRLADCSNKVPLGYVEDVLVHVSSLIFPADFYVLDMEPTEGDDKEVPILLGRPFMRTARTKIDVFRAGFASDGSNISELEANDAVQSFVLENVASLEVSPRELPSVVQAPKLDLKVLPDHLKYAFLGDEDTLPVIISSTLNEEQEERLIEVLKKHKTAIGWTLADIKGISPTMCXHRILLEDGAKPTKECQRRLHPPMMQVVKDEITKLHDCGVIYPISDSRWISPIQVVPKKSGITVVKNKENELVPQRTVTGIEVDKSKIDLVRHLPLPTSVRDVRSFLGHAGFYRRFIKDFSKIARPMSSLLQKDVSFHFDDDCMHAFETLKKLLTSAPIMAPPDWSLPFELMCDASDYAVGAVLGQRRDKQPYAIYYASRTLNDAQQNYTTTEKELLAVIFALDKFRSYLLQSKVIVYTDHAALKYLMMKKDAKPRLIRWILLLQEFDLEIKDKKGSDNVVADHLSRLVRDAEPLAIQESFPDEQLFRVEVSEPWYADIVNYLVSKQFPDTLSHAQKNRLKALAKYYVWDEPYLWKHCADQIIRRCVPESEHHSILTFCHSESCGGHXRTALKVLECGFFWPTIFNDTYHFCMTCDRCQRMGNLGSRDQMPMTPIIYVEIFDCWGIDFMGPFPNSNGFLYILVCVDYVSKWVEAKATRTNDSRVVADFLRSNIFSRFGMPRVIISDGGSHFCNRTIEALLKKYGIKHKVATPYHPQTSGQVELSNREIKRILEKSVGPSRKDWSQRLDDALWAYRTAYKTPLGMSPFRLVYGKACHLPVELEHRAWWAVKNFNMDIDEAGLHRKLQLHELEEIRNEAYDSAMVYKEKTKTFHDRMIRKKHFVVGQKVLLFNSRLRLFPGKLRSRWLGPFVVTNTFPSGAIQIFVVRQKRLEGKKMYIPAGAELGVQD, from the exons atgggtaagatccatgaaggaggtaAGTTGCCAAGCCAAACCGAGCCAAATCCCAATGTGAAGGCCATGATGACAAGAAGTGGCAAGCTATTAGATGCTCCATTGCAGCCAATCAAGAAGGCCAT TGATCATGACgcgcatgacaaaggtaaggatcctaactctagtggtttagtttcaactaatgctcttcctcgtgttcccttccccaatagatttgcaaagcaaaagaagaatgactctgatcaagtcatgctcgacattttcaaaaaggtggaagtgaatatgcctcttattgaatgcatacaacagaatcctaggtatgctaagtttttgaaagaattgtgcactaataagaggatgactcgagagaaggaggttgtcacaatgagtgagacggtttctgccgtgctccaacggaagctaccaccaaagcttaaggatccagggagtttttctatcccttgtacaatcggaaacatgacatttgaaaagataatgttagacttaggtgcatcgatcaatgtaatgccttactatatttatgaggatctaggtctaggtgatttgaaacgagataatgttgtgattcgattggcagattgttccaacaaagtccctttgggctatgttgaagatgttcttgtgcatgTTTCGAGCTTGATATTCCCTGCGGACTTCTATGTCCttgacatggagccaactgaaggagatgacaaggaggtccctaTTCTGTTGGGGCGTCCCTTTATGAGGACTGCAAGAACGAAgattgatgtgttta gggccggatttgcaAGTGATGGCTCCAACATTTCTGAGTTGGAAGCCAATGATGCCGTGCAATCATTTGTACTAGAGAATGTGGCCTCTCTTGAGGTTTCGCCACGTGAG cttccttctgtggtgcaagccccaaagcttgatcttaaggttcttccggaccacttgaagtatgcatttttgggagatgaggatacattgccaGTGATCATTTCCTCTACACTCAACGAGGaacaagaagagagattgattgaagtgttaaagaaacacaagacggcaataggatggaccctggccgacatcaaaggaataagccctaccatgtg gcaccgaattttgcttgaagatggtgccaaaccaaccaaggaatGTCAAAgacgccttcacccaccaatgatgcaagttgtaaaggatgaaatcactaagttgcacgattgtggcgtgatctaccccatctcggatagtaggtggatttctcccattcaagttgtgccaaagaagtcaggaaTCACGGTGGTAAAGAACAAAGAGAAcgagttggtgcctcaaaggacagtgaccg gaattgaggttgataaatctaaaatagatcttgtgcgtcacttacccctccccacaagcgtgagggatgttcgatcttttcttggacatgcaggtttctatcgtaggtttatcaaggacttttccaagattgcgagaccaatgagttcattgcttcaaaaggacgtttcctttcactttgatgatgattgcatgcatgcatttgagactttgaagaagctcttaACTTCGGCACCTATCATGGCACCaccggattggtccttgccatttgagttgatgtgtgacgcctccgactatgcagttggagccgtgctagggcagaggagggacaagcagccctacgccatctattatgcctcacgaacactcaatgatgctcaacaaaactacaccacaaccgaaaaagaacttcttgccgtgatctttgctttagataagtttcgttcttacttacttcaatccaaagttattgtttacactgaccatgcagccttgAAGTACTTAATGATGAAAaaggatgccaaaccaagattgattcgatggattctcttGCTCCAAGAGttcgatctcgagatcaaggacaagaagggcagtgacaatgttgtggcggatcacttgagtcgtttggtgagagatgccgagcccttggctatccaagagagctttccggatgagcaactctttcgagttgaggtaagtgagccatggtatgcagatattgtcaattatcttgtttctaagcaatttccggatactttatcgcatgctcaaaagaatagactcaaggctttagctaagtattatgtttgggatgaaccatatttgtggaaacattgtgctgatcaaatcattaggaggtgtgtccctgaatctgaacatcattctatacttactttttgccattctgaatcttgtggaggac ttaGGACTGCTCTaaaggtgttagaatgtggtttcttttggcctacgatttttaACGATAcctatcatttttgcatgacttgtgatagatgccaacgcatgggaaatTTAGGATCTAGggatcaaatgcctatgacaccgattatatatgttgaaatatttgattgttggggcattgatttcatgggaccttttcctaactcaaatggtttcttgtacatactcgtttgtgttgattatgtttcgaaatgggtggaagcaaaagccacccgtactaatgattctcgagttgttgcagatttccttcgttctaacattttctctaggtttggtatgccgagagttatcattagtgatggaggatctcacttttgcaaccggaccattgaggcgttgttgaagaagtatggaatcaagcataaggttgctacgccttatcaccctcaaacaagtggacaagtggagctatctaatcgtgagatcaagagaattttggagaagtctgttggaccatcacgcaaggattggtctcaacgattggatgatgctctttgggcctataggacggcatacaagactcctcttggcatgtcaccatttcgattagtctacggcaaggcgtgccatcttcctgtggagcttgaacatcgtgcatggtgggctgtgaagaattttaacatggacattgatgaggccggattgcataggaagttacaattgcatgagcttgaagagattagaaatgaggcctatgattcggcaatggtttacaaggagaagactaagacattccatgaccgcatgattaggaagaaacactttgtcgttgggcaaaaagttcttttgtttaattctcgacttagattgtttccgggcaagctccgttctaggtggcttggaccgtttgttgttactaatacttttccttctggtgctattcagatc TTTGTTGTGCGGCAGAAGAGActagaagggaagaaaatgtacattccgGCTGGGGCGGAACTAGGAGTTCAAGATTGA